GGCAATAAACCCACCACATGCAGCCGTGAAGGAAGGAAGCTTAGTTTTATTGGCTATGATCGTTGGGAGATGGGCATACACCACAAAATGTTGCAGCGTTACGAGTAATTGAGATAAGTGACTGCGATCGCCGTAATGAGGAAACCCGCTGATCATACCAGCATCATGCTTGGCCATTGTAGAAATCGTTCGTTCAATCGTATCCGGAGCTAGTCGAACATCAGCATCAATAAACAAGAGAAGATCCCCTTCAGCAAATTGACTCAGCTGATGACAGCCATGGACTTTCCCATTCCACCCTTCTGGTAATGGCTGGCCTTCTATAAGAGAGAACCTGGGATCATTTTGAATGGCTCTTTCTGTGAGAAGGCGAGTTTGATCGGATGATTGGTCATCTAATAAAATACACTCAAAAGATGAATAGCTGAGTGTTTGAAGAGAATGAATAAGCTCCTCAATATTTCTCTCTTCGTTTCGCATCGGAATGAGCACAGAGACAAATGGTTTTGGTGTACTTGACTCTGAGATAACGAATGGTTTTATAAAGGCGCTATTAAAAAGGATCCAGAGAAGGGCTATCGTTTGTAACCCAATGAATCCGAGTATGTAAATGGACAAGAGAATCCCCCTTTTAGAAGAGTGTGTGAAATTGATGTTTTTCGATTACTTCACGTTTTAATTCTTCTAATTGATCTGTACACAGTTTCTCTACATGTTTTGTTCGTTGCCGTCTGTTTTGCTCATTACCAAAGCTTGGCATGAGATTTTGTCCTAGTTTCACATA
The nucleotide sequence above comes from Pontibacillus chungwhensis. Encoded proteins:
- a CDS encoding glycosyltransferase, with translation MSIYILGFIGLQTIALLWILFNSAFIKPFVISESSTPKPFVSVLIPMRNEERNIEELIHSLQTLSYSSFECILLDDQSSDQTRLLTERAIQNDPRFSLIEGQPLPEGWNGKVHGCHQLSQFAEGDLLLFIDADVRLAPDTIERTISTMAKHDAGMISGFPHYGDRSHLSQLLVTLQHFVVYAHLPTIIANKTKLPSFTAACGGFIAFTKEAYESIGGHASVHSSLLEDVHLARVTKKNGFKMLLVNISSHVTCYMYESIQEAIEGFTKNIFIGINKSKVIAFFLICWYTLMYIVPTPLFVYSIWSGNSMLSLPLLISIAQKVWVDYKNGTLLRYSLFMPLSALLFVFVLARSMYTSITGKAYTWKGRSYS